From a single Arachis hypogaea cultivar Tifrunner chromosome 3, arahy.Tifrunner.gnm2.J5K5, whole genome shotgun sequence genomic region:
- the LOC112777801 gene encoding uncharacterized protein: MFLRLIAHRLLHRHSNHLQIHMFHVYRHLKLGTRHHLASCLASWLQKWVNQSCNVSEVPPPKSTHQNVLTQGQRSLDTRIRFRSPSGNSGGRLSVDSSRSEGGRGIANSDNSHRIQMGLIEESMRGNDVDDVDYLVDSPDGNNEDDDDDDEEEEDNEDNEVDDGQHGEDDDCGDDPGPSIGWTGTEIGGTSSSSVGGKGYNLRVDPPRRSANRFTPSTFTNVAKKYKNFCKYVKGGMRR; this comes from the exons ATGTTCCTCAGACTTATTGCTCATCGCCTTTTACACCGTCATTCCAACCATCTTCAAATCCATATGTTCCATGTGTATCGCCATTTGAAACTGGGGACCAGACATCATTTAGCCAGCTGCTTGGCTTCATGGCTACAGAAGTGGGTCAATCAGTCGTGTAATGTGAGTGAAGTACCCCCACCCAAATCAACGCACCAGAATGTCCTGACCCAAGGTCAGAGGTCATTGGATACCCGAATTCGGTTTCGTTCACCTTCAGGAAATTCTGGAGGCAGATTATCTGTTGACTCAAGTAGGAGTGAAGGCGGTCGAGGTATTGCTAATAGCGATAACTCCCATCGCATCCAAATGGGTCTCATCGAGGAGAGTATGAGGGGTAATGACGTTGATGATGTTGACTATTTGGTAGACTCCCCCGACGGTAATAACGAGgacgatgatgatgacgatgaggaAGAAGAGGACAATGAGGACAATGAGGTCGATGATGGCCAACATGGTGAAGATGATGACTGTGGTGATGACCCTGGGCCTAGTATAG GTTGGACAGGTACAGAAATAGGTGGGACCTCATCTTCATCTGTTGGAGGCAAAGGATACAACCTAAGAGTTGATCCTCCACGTCGGAGTGCAAATAGATTCACGCCGTCCACATTTACAAATGTTGCGAAAAAGTATAAGAACTTTTGCAAATATGTCAAGGGGGGAATGAGAAGGTAG